A genome region from Hevea brasiliensis isolate MT/VB/25A 57/8 chromosome 9, ASM3005281v1, whole genome shotgun sequence includes the following:
- the LOC110632046 gene encoding protein PLASTID REDOX INSENSITIVE 2, chloroplastic — MASWCQALVPLTLDSCSLFSSSTSRPLPFFHYTSSTNTGLVVGSGFSAPSYSTSIKLTESYLYPSISKKKGTTDICRAAEYKFPDPIPEFAVAETEKFRTHLHKKLSKKDIYGDSLEEVVGICTEILGNFLHKEYGGPGTLLVIPFIDMADTINERGLPGGPQAARAAVKWAQDHVDKDWKEWTGGDSN, encoded by the exons ATGGCTTCGTGGTGTCAAGCTCTTGTTCCTTTGACACTTGACTCGTgctctctcttctcttcttccACCTCTCGTCCCCTTCCTTTTTTCCATTATACTTCTTCCACTAACACTGGACTGGTCGTGGGCTCGGGTTTCTCTGCACCCAGTTACTCAACTAGTATCAAATTGACAGAGTCTTACTTATACCCTTCAATCAGCAAGAAAAAGGGAACAACAGACATTTGCAGAGCTGCCGAGTACAAATTTCCGGACCCAATTCCCGAATTTGCTGTTGCA GAGACAGAGAAATTTAGGACGCATCTCCATAAGAAGCTCTCAAAGAAGGACATTTATGGAGATTCACTTGAAGAGGTGGTCGGAATCTGCACTGAG ATTCTCGGTAACTTCTTGCACAAAGAGTATGGCGGTCCTGGAACTCTCTTAGTCATACCTTTCATTGACATGGCTGATACTATAAATGAGCGAGGTTTGCCTGGAGGACCACAAGCTGCACGTGCAGCAGTCAAATGGGCCCAAGATCATGTTGACAAGGACTGGAAAGAGTGGACTGGTGGTGATAGTAATTGA